Proteins encoded by one window of Vitis vinifera cultivar Pinot Noir 40024 chromosome 10, ASM3070453v1:
- the LOC100265190 gene encoding berberine bridge enzyme-like 8, whose product MGASCLHILSVFSIFLVFSVPWAAADLRVDTFLQCLSYREHPSYPISGAIYTPNNSSFSDVLYSYIRNRRFMTSTTPKPLVIVTALHESHVQATVVCAKFHFLELKTRSGGHDYEGQSYVSNNPFVILDLFNLRSITFDDATETAWVQAGATLGELYHAIAEKSKTLAFPAGVCLTLGTGGHFSGGGYGNLMRKYGLSVDNIVDAHLVDVGGRILDRNSMGEDLFWAIRGGGGASFGVILQWKIKLVPIPEVVTYFKVGRTLEEGATDVVHRWIQVAHKLPEELFIRAQPQVVQVGDQKTVNVSFIALFLGSAQELKPLMERDFPELGLKPEDLKETSWIETTLLFADFPSGTPTTVLLNRTRTPIYFKFKSDYVRKNIKKEDLTLIWKKMIELEKVFVQWNPYGKRMSRIPESATPFPHRSGVKFKIQYLVIWFEDGEEASNHYEGLVRSLYDFMTPYVTKSPRESFLNYRDLDIGNTTRCRTYLQARVYGRKYFKDNFRRLVRVKTIVDPGNFFRNQQSIPSIIWYPNEKVKE is encoded by the coding sequence TGGGCAGCTGCAGATTTAAGGGTGGACACCTTTCTCCAGTGTCTTTCGTACCGTGAACACCCCTCTTATCCAATCTCTGGGGCCATCTACACTCCCAACAATTCTTCATTTTCAGATGTTCTTTACTCGTATATAAGAAACCGCAGATTCATGACATCTACGACCCCGAAGCCCCTGGTGATTGTAACCGCTTTGCATGAATCTCATGTCCAAGCGACGGTTGTTTGTGCCAAGTTTCATTTTTTGGAGCTGAAAACCCGAAGTGGTGGGCATGATTATGAGGGCCAATCCTACGTATCGAATAACCCATTCGTCATCCTTGACTTGTTTAATCTTCGATCTATCACCTTTGATGATGCAACTGAAACTGCTTGGGTTCAGGCTGGTGCAACTCTTGGTGAGCTTTACCATGCAATTGCGGAGAAGAGCAAGACTCTTGCCTTCCCAGCCGGGGTCTGTCTCACTCTTGGCACTGGGGGACATTTCTCCGGAGGCGGATACGGGAATCTGATGAGAAAATATGGCCTCTCAGTGGATAACATCGTTGATGCGCATCTGGTTGATGTCGGCGGCAGAATCCTGGACCGAAATTCCATGGGAGAAGATCTATTCTGGGCCATTAGAGGAGGCGGTGGAGCCAGCTTCGGAGTCATCCTTCAATGGAAAATCAAGCTGGTTCCCATTCCTGAGGTGGTGACTTATTTTAAAGTGGGAAGGACATTGGAAGAAGGCGCCACTGATGTCGTGCATCGGTGGATTCAAGTCGCTCATAAATTACCGGAAGAACTGTTCATAAGGGCGCAGCCACAGGTGGTTCAGGTGGGTGATCAGAAGACAGTGAACGTCTCATTCATCGCCTTATTCCTCGGATCTGCTCAAGAACTTAAGCCATTGATGGAAAGAGACTTCCCGGAACTGGGACTGAAGCCAGAAGACCTCAAGGAAACGAGTTGGATTGAAACCACTCTACTCTTTGCTGATTTCCCAAGTGGAACCCCAACAACTGTTTTACTCAACAGGACAAGGACCCCAATCTACTTCAAATTCAAATCAGACTACGTgagaaaaaacattaaaaaagagGATTTGACACTGATATGGAAGAAGATGATAGAGTTGGAAAAGGTGTTCGTGCAGTGGAATCCATATGGGAAAAGAATGAGTCGGATTCCAGAGTCTGCAACTCCATTCCCACACAGATCCGGAGTCAAATTCAAAATCCAGTACCTAGTGATCTGGTTCGAGGATGGCGAAGAGGCCAGCAACCACTACGAGGGCCTGGTTAGAAGCTTGTATGATTTCATGACTCCTTATGTCACCAAATCACCCAGGGAGTCATTTCTGAATTATAGAGATCTAGACATTGGTAACACTACACGGTGTAGGACTTACTTACAAGCCAGAGTTTATGGGAGGAAGTACTTCAAGGACAATTTCCGAAGATTGGTTAGAGTGAAGACCATTGTTGACCCTGGTAATTTCTTCAGGAATCAACAAAGTATTCCCTCAATTATCTGGTATCCTAATGAAAAGGTCAAAGAATAA